CAATACTTGATCTTAGGCTTAAGAATCCTCACGGGTATTCTGTCGTGCGTTTCACTTGCTTTAGCAATCAAGATTTTCCAAAACTCGAGATCAAATAATACCATCAATGAAAGTAGAATCGGACAGCAACCAAGCACTATAATGGCTATCTGCGTTAATGCGATAGCGATTGCatatattatttatattGCTCATGATGAATTTGCCGGTAAACCTGTTGGGTTGAGAAATCCAGTAAGCAAATTGAAGCTAATTTTATTGGATTTACTTTtcataattttttcaagtgcTAATTTGGCATTAGCATTCAATACCCgttttgataaagaatgGGTATGTACTTCAATTCGCAGGTCAAATGGAAGTACATACGGATACCCGAAAATACCGCGTATCTGTAGAAAACAGGAGGCCCTGTCTGCCTTTCTCTTCGTTGCATTGTTTATGTGGGTGATTACTTTCTCCATCAGTATTGTCAGAGTGGTGGAAAAAGTTAGTTCAATCACCAATCGGAACTGAGCCCAAAAagaacagaagaaaaaacttcaatACCATCTTTGACCACAATATGCATTGTATATTTCTGACTTAATAAACACTTCCTTTGTCATGGCGTTTATTCGCTAATTTTGCAAGTAGAATTACATAGGTCTtaatttgaaataataaagCTTACCCGAACAGATattcatttccttttcctttttgccGTTTCAAGGccctttttcatttcgaTGTTTGATAAACATGTATGGGGTGAAATGTGGCAAAATACAGGTCCTTCAAGATAGCTAGGGCATTGAGAAAGTATTCCGGCTAGACTCtattttgaaaaccaaTTGATTCATATCCCTGCTCTTCTGTACtgtcttttttctcactAGGCTTTTTCGTCCGCATCTTTCAACTTCTGTGCACCCCTTTCACTATTAACCATATTTTAACTCATTGACCTATTCTTTTAGCAATTTGGCATTGATCACACttaagaataaagaagaatacaTTTTTGGGTCTTGAAAGGATTAATACATACAAATTaggcaaagaagaagaacaacaCAAGCAACACGGCATGTCTGAAACTCTTCCTAGATCAGATGATTTGGAGGCCACTTGGAACTTTATAGAACCAGGAATCAATCAAATCTtaggaaatgaaaaaaaccaatCATCGACCTCTAAGAGAGTGTACAAGATTCTTTCTCCAGCCATGTATATGGAAGTTTATACCGCGATCTATAACTATTGTGTGAACAAATCACGTTCGTCCGGTCATTTTAGTACTGACAGTAGAACGGGTCAGTCAACAATTTTAGTTGGTAGTGAAATTTacgaaaaattgaagaattatttAAAGAACTACATTTcgaatttcaagaaaactgaTTCGGAGACTTTTTTACAGTTTTACGTAAAGCGTTGGAAAAGATTTACGATTGGTGCCATATTTTTAAACCACGCCTTCGACTATATGAATAGATATTGGGttcaaaaggaaagaagtGATGGTAAAAGACATATTTTCGATGTAAACACTTTATGCTTAATGACATGGAAAGAAGTTATGTTTGATCCAAATAATGGTATTCTGGTTAACGAATTACTGGAACAGATTACTTCGGAAAGAGAAGGACAtattattcaaagaagCAATATTAGCACTGCAATAAAATCCTTAGTTGCACTCGGCATTGACCCACAAGATCTGAAAAAGTTAAATCTAAACGTTTATATTCAAGTTTTTGAGAAACCGTTTTTAAACAAAACGCAAGAGTATTACACGCAATATACAAACGATTATTTAGAAAGACATTCGGTAACTGAGTATATTTTCGAAGCACATGAAATCATTAAACGTGAGGAAAAGGCGATGACAATATACTGGGATGATCATACTAAAAAGCCACTTTCTATAGCGCTGAACAAGGTCTTGATCACAGGccatattgaaaaattggaaaatgagTTCGTTGTCCTTCTCGACGCAAGGGATGTCGAAAAAATCACTTCCCTCTATGAACTTATACGCAGAGACTTTACATtaattccaaaaatggctacagtttttgaaaactatGTTAAAAATACTGGGGAGAATGAAATTTCGAGTCTATTAGCCATGCATAAACAGAACGTCATGAAAAACGAAAACGcatatccaaaaaaattggctCTTATGAACGCGCATCCACTTTCTCCTAAGGACTACATCAAGAAGCTACTGGAAGTGCACGACATATTCTCCAACATTTTTAATGAAAGTTTTCCTGATGATATACCTCTAGCTAAGGCATTAGATAATGCGTGCGGCGCtttcatcaacatcaacGAGTTCGCGTTACCTGCAGGATCTCCAAAAAGCGCTACTTCAAAGACGTCTGAGATGCTCGCTAAATACAGTGACATGCTATTAAAGAAGGCCACCAAACCCGAAGTGGCAAGCGACATGTCAGATGAAGATATTATAACGATATTCAAGTATTTGACCGACAAAGACGCTTTTGAAACTCATTATAGAAGACTTTTTGCCAAGCGGCTAATCCATGGCACTTCTACATCAGctgaagacgaagaaaacATTATTCAAAGACTACAGGCAGCGAATAGTATGGAATACACTGGTAAG
This is a stretch of genomic DNA from Saccharomyces kudriavzevii IFO 1802 strain IFO1802 genome assembly, chromosome: 4. It encodes these proteins:
- the CDC53 gene encoding cullin CDC53 (similar to Saccharomyces cerevisiae CDC53 (YDL132W); ancestral locus Anc_7.296), which encodes MSETLPRSDDLEATWNFIEPGINQILGNEKNQSSTSKRVYKILSPAMYMEVYTAIYNYCVNKSRSSGHFSTDSRTGQSTILVGSEIYEKLKNYLKNYISNFKKTDSETFLQFYVKRWKRFTIGAIFLNHAFDYMNRYWVQKERSDGKRHIFDVNTLCLMTWKEVMFDPNNGILVNELLEQITSEREGHIIQRSNISTAIKSLVALGIDPQDLKKLNLNVYIQVFEKPFLNKTQEYYTQYTNDYLERHSVTEYIFEAHEIIKREEKAMTIYWDDHTKKPLSIALNKVLITGHIEKLENEFVVLLDARDVEKITSLYELIRRDFTLIPKMATVFENYVKNTGENEISSLLAMHKQNVMKNENAYPKKLALMNAHPLSPKDYIKKLLEVHDIFSNIFNESFPDDIPLAKALDNACGAFININEFALPAGSPKSATSKTSEMLAKYSDMLLKKATKPEVASDMSDEDIITIFKYLTDKDAFETHYRRLFAKRLIHGTSTSAEDEENIIQRLQAANSMEYTGKITKMFQDIRLSKILEEDFAVNLRNEPDYSKSKYPDLQPFVLAENMWPFSYQEVEFKLPKELASSHEKLKESYSQKHNGRVLKWLWPLCRGELKADIGKPGRAPFNFTVTLFQMAILLLYNDADVLTLESIQESTNLNIQHIAAAMIPFIKFKLIQQVPPGLDALVKSETQFKISRPYKALKTNINFASGVKNDILQSLSGGGHDNHGSKLGNKRLTEDERIEKELNTERQIFLEACIVRIMKAKRNLPHTTLVNECIAQSHQRFNAKVSMIKRAIDSLIQKGYLQRGDDGESYAYLA